The Streptomyces cathayae DNA segment CCCCTGACCGCCGTCGCCGGGGCCGTACGGGTCACCGGAAGGCCGGGCCCGGCGGCTTGCCGGGCCGGCCGGAGTCGGCCTCCTCCTCCCGGCCCAGGCGGCTGTGGCTCCGGCTGTAGAGGAAGTAGAAGACGAAGCCGAGCACCATCCAGAGGCCGAACCGGAGCCAGGTCTCGGCGGGCAGGTTCAGCATCAGCCACAGCGAGGCGGCGACCGACAGGATCGGCAGGAACGGTACCCAGGGCATGCGGAAGGCCCGGGGCAGGTCGGGGCGGGTGCGGCGCAGGATGATCACACTGAGCGCGACGATCACGAAGGCGAACAGCGTGCCGATGTTCACCAGCTCGGCGAGTTCCGACAGCGGGGTGAAACCCGCGACGACCGCGATGATCACGCCGAGCAGGATGGTCGGCCGGTGCGGGGTCCTGAAGCGGGGGTGGACACGGGAGAAGAAGCGGGGCAGCAGACCGTCCCGGCTCATCGCGAAGAACACCCGGGTCTGGCCGAGCAGCAGGATCATGCAGACGACCGTCAGGCCGATGGCGGCGCCGAAGCTGATGAAGCCGGCGAACCAGGGATGCCCGGTGGCCTTGAAGGCGTCCGCGAGCGGGGCGTCCACGGACAGCATGGTGTAGTGCTGCATTCCGGTGACGACGATCGACACGGCGACGTACAGCGCGGTGCAGATGAACAGGGAGCCGAGGATGCCGCGCGGCATGTCCCGCTGCGGGTTCCTGGTCTCCTCGGCGGCCGTGGCGACGATGTCGAAGCCGATGAAGGCGAAGAAGACCACCGAGGCCGCCGTGAAGATGCCCATCACTCCGAAGTTGGACGGTGCCCAGCCGAACATCAGCTGGATGAGCGGAGAGTGGAGACCGTCACCGGCCGGGACGGGCTGCGCCTTCGGGATGAACGGGTCGTAGTTGTCGGCGGTCACGAAGAAGGCACCGGCGATGATGACGACGAGGACGACGATCACCTTGATGGCGACGACGACCGAGGTCACCCGGGCGGACAGCTTCATGCCGAGCACGAGGATGCCGGTGAGGACCAGCACCAGCACGGCGGCGAGGATGTCGAAGCCGAAGCCCTCGGCGCCGTCCCGGGTGCCGAGCGCCGCGGGCAGCTGCCAGCCCGCGTTGTCCAGCAGCGAGTGGATGTAGCCGGACCAGCCGACGGCCACCACCGCCGTGCCGAGCGCGAACTCCAGGACCAGGTCCCAGCCGATGATCCACGCGGGCAGTTCGCCGAGGGAGGCGTACGAGAAGGTGTAGGCGGAGCCCGCCACCGGGACGGTGGAGGCGAACTCGGCGTAGCAGAGCGCTGCGAGCGCGCAGACGACGCCGGCCACCACGAAGGACAGGGCCACGGCGGGTCCGGCGTTGTTCTTGGCGACCGTGCCGGTGAGCACGAAGATGCCGGTTCCGATGATGACGCCGACGCCGAAGACGGTCAGGTCCAGCGCGGAGAGGGACTTCTTGAGCGCGTGCTCCGGTTCCTCGGTGTCGCGGATGGACTGCTCGACCTTCTTCGTCCGGAAGAGGGTGTTGGTCACAGGTACCTCCCACGCTGTGTCGTCCTCGACGTGGTCGAGAGGGGCGTACCTCGTATGCCCCGGCGTGGGTGCCGTCACGCGAACGGGCCGCCCTCACCACTCTTCACAGTGGCACGGGCGGCCCGTTCGGGCGCATCGGCGGAGGGGATCAGTCGCGGGCCGGTTCCACCGGGTCGGCGGCGTGTGCCGCGTGAATCCCGTCGTGCGTGCCGTTCGAGCGGATCCGGGAGGGCGGGAGGCCGCCGTCCAGCTTCGCCACCAGGCCGGTGACCTGACGGGCGATGTCGGGAGCGGTGAGCCCGATCTCCGCCAGGACCTCGGCGCGGGAGGCGTGGTCGAGGAAGCGCGGCGGGATGCCGAAGTCGCGCAGCGGCACGTCGACGCCGGCGTCGCGCAGGGCCTGCGCGATCGTCGAGCCGACTCCGCCGACGCGGGAGTTGTCCTCGACGGTGACGACGACCCGGTGCTTCTCGGCGAGCGGGGCCATGGCCCCGTCGACGGGCTTGACCCAGCGCGGGTCGACGACGGTGGTGGAGATGCCCTGTTTCTCGAGCAGCCCGGCGATCTCCAGGCACATCGGGGCGAGGGCGCCCACGGAGACCAGCAGCACGTCCGGGGTGTCGGTGCCGGGCTCACGCAGGAGGTCCATGCCGCCGACGCGTCCCACGGCCGGTACGGCGGGTCCGACCGCGCCCTTGGAGAAGCGGACCACGGTCGGCGCGTCGGTGACCTCGACGGCCTCGCGCAGCTGGGCGCGGACCTGGTCGGCGTCGCGCGGGGCGGCCAGTCGCAGCCCGGGGACGACCTGGAGGATCGACATGTCCCACATGCCGTTGTGGGAGGCGCCGTCGGTGCCGGTGACACCGGCCCGGTCCAGGACGAAGGTGACGCCGCACTTGTGCAGGGCCACGTCCATCAGCACCTGGTCGAAGGCGCGGTTGAGGAAGGTGGCGTACACGGCGAAGACGGGGTGCACCCCGCCGTGGGCCAGGCCCGCCGCGGAGACCGCGCCGTGCTGTTCGGCGATGCCGACGTCGTAGACCCGGTCCGGGAACCGCTTGGCGAACCGGTCGAGGCCGACCGGCTGGAGCATGGCCGCGGTGATGGCGACGACGTCCTCGCGCTCCTCGCCGAGCTTGACCATCTCCTCGCCGAAGACGGACGTCCAGTCGGCACCGGAGCTGGCGATGGGCAGGCCCGTGTCGGGGTGGATCTTGCCGACGGCGTGGAAGCGGTCGGCCTCGTCCGCCAGGGCGGGCTGGTAGCCGCGGCCCTTCTCGGTGAGGCAGTGCACGATGACCGGGCCGCCGAAGCGCTTGGCGCGGGTGAGGGCGGACTCCAGGGCCTCGATGTCGTGGCCGTCGATGGGGCCGACGTACTTCAGGCCGAGGTCCTCGAACATGCCCTGCGGGGCGATGAAGTCCTTCAGGCCCTTCTTGGCGCCGTGCAGGGTGTCGTAGAGGGGGCGGCCGACGACCGGGGTGCGCTCCAGGACCTCCTTGGTGCGGGTCAGGAAGCGCTCGTAGCCGTCGGTGGTGCGCAGGGTCGCCAGATGGTTGGCGAGACCGCCGATGGTGGGCGAGTAGGAGCGCTCGTTGTCGTTGACGACGATGACCAGCGGGCGGTCCCTGGCGTCGGCGATGTTGTTCAGCGCCTCCCAGGCCATGCCGCCGGTGAGCGCGCCGTCCCCGATGACCGCGACGACGTGGTCGCCGGTCTTCCTCAGCTGGTTGGCCTTGGCCAGGCCGTCGGCCCAGCCGAGGACCGTGGAGGCGTGGCTGTTCTCGATGACGTCGTGCGCGGACTCGGCCTGCGAGGGGTAGCCGGAGAGGCCGCCCTTCATCTTCAGCCGGGAGAAGTCCTGGCGGCCGGTCAGCAGTTTGTGCACGTAGGACTGGTGGCCGGTGTCCCAGAGCACCTTGTCCCTGGGGGATTCGAAGACGCGGTGCAGGGCGATGGTGAGCTCCACCACACCCAGGTTGGGGCCGAGATGGCCACCGGTCTTGGAGACCGCGTCGACCAGGAAGGTCCGGATCTCCTCGGCCAGCTGGCTCAGCTCCTCCGCGGTGAGCCGGTCCAGATCGCGCGGTCCCCTGATACGGGTCAGCAGCGGCACCCGTGCCTCCTTGCAGTAGAGCTGATCGAGCTGTTGCCGGGCTCGACGAGTCTAATGTTCGCCTCCGGCGCCCGGCGTCCGGCCCGTGCGTCATAGCTCACGCGGTCCGGCCTCGCCCGGGTCCGAAGCGCCCGTGCCGGGCCGTGGGGAAACCATGGGCCGAAAGGCTAGGCGCGGCCCGCGGTCTTCTGCGTCTTGCGGGTGATCGCGTCGATGACGACGGTCGCCAGCAGCACACCACCGGTGATCATGTACTGCACCGGCGAGGCGATGCCCTCGAGGGCGAGGCCGTACTGGATGGAGACGATCACCAGGACACCGAGGAGCGCGTTCCAGGTGCGGCCCCGGCCGCCGAAGAGGGACGTACCGCCGATCACGGCCGCGGCGATGACGTTCATCAGGAACTCACCGGTGCCCGCGCCCTGGTTGGCGGAGGCGATCTTCGAGGCGACGAAGAGGCCGCCGATCGCGGCGAAGGTGCCGGCGATCGCGAAGACCGAGATCCGGACCATCTCCACGTTGATACCGGCACGGCGGGACGCCTCGACGCTGCCGCCGAGCGCGAAGACCTTGCGGCCGTAGGCGGTGCGGCGGAGCAGGAAGTCGGTGAACACCAGCACCGCGAGGAAGATCACCACGGCGAGCGGCAGACCCTTGTGCTGGTTGTAGACGATCGCCACGGCGAAGGAGACGACGGCCAGCAGCACCGTGCGCACGATGATGTCGTTCAGCGGGCGCGAGGGGATACCGGCGGCCTCGCGGCGGCGGTTGCCCAGGAACGCGGTGAGGAAGTACCCGACCACGGCCACCAGGGCGAGGCCGTAGGCGGCCGCGACATCGGTGAAGTAGTAGCTGGTGAACTTGCCGACGACGCCTTCGCTGTCCAGGTTGATGGTGCCGTTGCTGCCGAGTATCTGCAGCATGAAGCCCTGCCAGAACAGCAGGCCGGCCAGCGTCACGGCGAAGGCCGGAACGCCGATGCGGGCGAAGACGAAGCCGTGGATGGCGCCGGCCGCCGTGCCGGTGAGGATGGCCAGCACCAGGGCCAGCCACTCGTTCATCCCGTGGGTGACGCTCAGCACCGCGAAGGCGGCGCCCGCGACACCACTGACCGAACCGACCGACAGGTCGATCTCGCCGAGCAGCAGGACGAAGACGATACCGACGGCGATCATGCCCGTGCCGACCATGGCCACGGACATGTCGGAGAAGTTGCCGGCGGTGAGGAAGTTGGAGTTCAGGCCGGTGAAGATGGCCCAGATGATCACCAGGCCGATGATGACGGGGACGGACCCGAGGTCGCCGGCCTTCATCTTCCGCTTGAACTCGCCGATGTAGCCGGCGAAGCCCTGTTCGCGGACCAGCAGCCGGGGGTCGACGGCGGTGACCGCCGCGGCGGCCGCCTCGGTGTTCTCGACCGTGTCGGCGGTGGGCGTCGAGGTCTTTTCGGTGCTCACTTGCTGACCTCCCCGTTGGTGCGCGCCGCACGGCGGGTCACGGCGTTCTCCGTGGCTCCGGTGATGGCGGAGATGATCTCTTCCTGAGAGGTCGACTTGACCTCGAAGGTGCCGTTGTTGCGCCCGAGGCGCAGCACGGCGACCTTGTCCGCGACGGCCTTGACATCGGCCATGTTGTGGCTGATGAGGATGACCGCGTGGCCCCGCTCGCGCAGCCGCTCGACCAGGTCGAGGACCTGCGCGGTCTGCTCGACGCCGAGGGCGGCGGTCGGTTCGTCGAGGATCACCAGCTTGGGCTCGCCGAGCATGGACCGGGCGATGGCCACGACCTGGCGCTGACCGCCGGAGAGCGAGGCGATCGGGATCCGGACGCTGGGGATGCGGATCGACAGGGTGTCGAGGAGCTCGCGGGAGCGGCGCTCCATCTCCACCTCGTCCAGGACGCCGCGCTTGCGGATCTCCCGGCCCAGGTAGAGGTTGCCGACGACGTCGATGTTGTCGCACAGCGCGAGGTCCTGGTAGACCGTCGCGATGCCCAGACTCTGGGCGTCGTGCGGCTTGTTGATCTGGACGGCCTTGCCGTCCCACTCGATGACACCCTCATCGATGGGGTGCACGCCGGCAATCGTCTTGACCAGCGTGGATTTACCGGCGCCGTTGTCGCCGACCAGGGCGACCACCTCACCGGCGCGGACCTCAAGCTCTACGTCGGTGAGCGCCTGGACGGCACCGAAACGCTTGGAGACCCCGCGCAACGCCAGCACGGGCGTAGCGGACACGTGAACCATCTCCTTCGCCGCCTGACCCGGCGGGAGGTTGTGCAGAAGCAGTTTGGGGGGTGTTCCGACCGGCGCCCCGCGTAGCTTGCGGGGCTGGTGTGTGCGGGGCGCCGGCGGAGTTCGCGGCAGTCCGTCCCGTACGGGAGCCCGGTGCGGACTCCCGTACATCTCATGGGACTTCGGGACTGCTTACTTCAGACCGATCTTGTCGCAGGCGGCCTTGTACTTGCCCGCGCAGATCTCCTCGACGGTGTAGACGCCGTCCTTGATCACGGTGTCGTTGATGTTCTCCTGGGTCAGCGACACGACCGGGACGAGCACGGAGGGAACACCCTTGGTGGTGGGGCTGTCGACCGTGTCCTTGGCGACGGAGTCGAGCGACTTGCCCTGGGCGAGCGCGACGGCCATCTCGGCGGCGGCCGCGGCCTCCGGGGCGTACGGCTTGTAGACGCTCATGAACTGCTCGCCCGTCACGATGCGCTGCACGCCCGCGATCTCGGCGTCCTGGCCGGTGACCGGGACCTTGATGCCGGCGGCCTTCAGGGCGGTGATGATGCCACCCGCCATGCCGTCGTTGGCGGAGTAGACGCCGACGATCTTGTCCTTGCCGAGGGCGGAGATGGCGCCCTCCATGTTGGCGTTGGCGTTCTCCGGCTTCCACTCCTTGGTGTCGTACTCGCGGCCGACCTTGACCTTGCCGTCGAGGGCGGCGTGCGCGCCCTCCTTGAACTGGGCGGCGTTCGGGTCGGTGGAGGAGCCGTTCATCATGACGATCTGGCCCTTCTTGGCCTTGTCGCCCAGCGCCTCGAGCAGGGCCTCGCCCTGCGTCTTGCCGACGGTCACGTTGTCGAACGAGGTGTAGGCGTCGATCGGGCCCTCGGCCAGGCGGTCGTAGGCCACGACCGGGATACCGGCCTCCTTGGCCTTCTTCACCGAGCCGGCGATGGCCTTGGCGTCCACCGCGTCCAGGATCAGCACGTCGACCTTGTTGGTCACCATCGTGTCGACCTGCTGGTTCTGCAGGCTGGCGTCCTGCTTGGCGTTGGCGTAGATGACCTCGGCCTTGTTGTTCGTGAGCTCCTTGACCTTCTTCTCGATCAAGGGCTTGTCGAACTTCTCGTACCGCGCGGTCTGGTTCTCCGGCAGGAGCAGACCGACCTTGATGTCGTCGCCCTTCTTGGCGGCGGACTCGGTCGACTCGCTCTTGCCGCCGGACTCGGCGGCGCTGCCGCAGGCGGCGAGAGAGACGGCCATCGCACCGGCGGCGACGGCGACGGCGGCACGGCGCATACGCGTGTTCACTTCAGAAACCTCCCTGACGAGGCCGCGACGGTGCGGCCGAGGTGGCTGGAAGTCAACTCGGCCACACGTGCGACGTCAAGAAGTAAATCCTTAACGAGATGGCAACGGTGCCAATCGTTCTCTAAGTGAAGGCAGGAGAGGCCACGGTGAGGGACCCGGTGGCGGTGCCGTCCAACAGGGTGGAATCGCCCATTTCACCCAGCGCGAGGGCGAGCGCGCCGAGCACCTCCGCACGGCCCCCGAGTGCCCCGGGGAGAACGGAGAGTTGACGCGCCGCGCTGGGAATCGCGTAGCGGCCGACGGACTCCCTTATCGGTGCGAGCACCAGCTCACCGGCCTCGGCGAGGTCACCGCCCAGCACGACCCTGCTCGGGTTCAACAGGTTGCAGAGATTGGCGACTCCACTGCCGATGTGACGGCCGACGTCGGCGATCACCCTACGACAGCCGGGATCACCCTCGCGCGCCAGCCGTACGACGCCTTCCATCGTCAAGTCCGTGCCGTGGCTGGGCTGGAGCAGCGGGAGCACGTAGCGGGCCGCCGCGAACGTCTCCAGGCAGCCGCGGTTGCCGCACCGGCAGACCGGCCCCGACTCGTCGAGCGTGATGTGTCCGATCTCCCCCGCCGTGCCGCCGGGTCCGCGGTAGATCTTCCCGTTGATCACCAGTCCGGCTCCGACACCGCTGGCGACCTTGATGTACGCGAGGTCCCGCACGCCCCGGCCGCTGCCCCAGACCATCTCTCCGAGGGCGCCGAGGTTCGCGTCGTTGTCCACGTGCACGGGCACGCCGAGCCGCCCCCGCAGCTCCTCGGCGGGCTTGGTGCCAGTCCAGCCGGGCAGGATCGCGGTCGAGCCCAGGGTGCCGGACTCCACGTCGATCGGACCGGGCACGCCGAGGCCTATCCCGGCGACCTTGGCCGGGTCCACCCCGGTCGCCTCGATCAGCCGGCTGACCAGTTGCTCCGCCCGGTCGAAGCCCTGCGCCGAGGAGGCGTCCACGTCCAGCGGCTCGGACTCCTCGGCCAGCACCTGGTGGGCGAGGTTCCCGATGGCCACCCGCAGGTGGGCGTGCCCGAAGTCCACCCCGATGACGATCCCGGCGTCCCCGCTGAGCGAGACGCTGCGGGCCCGGCGGCCGCCCGCCGACGTGGGCGTGACCTCGACCGTCCCGCCCTCCCTCAGCTCCCGGACGATATTGGAGACCGTCGCCGCGGACAGGCCCGTCGTCCTCGCGATCTCGGCCTGGGTGAGGGAGCCGGCCAGCCGTACCGCTCGAACGACCCGTTCCAGATTGGCTCGGTGCAGCGACGACTGTGACCCCGGAGTCTCCACGACGACCTCCTGCGCGCGGGGCCGCTTCGATGAGACCCCATTCCGTGTCCAACTAGTGAACTCTAAGATGAGCTGTTCCGGTTGCCTTCCGTCAAGAGGTTGAACCGTTTCCGAGTACTTGCACACGTCGGCACCCGCCGCTCCCAGGGACGGGTACGGCGGGTGCGCGAGCAGATCCGGAGGGTGACTTCAGAGGATCCCCGGGGGCGCGGCGAGGGGTGGCCGCGGGGCTGTTGCGGGAGGGCCCGCAAGGGCCCGGGACCTCATTTCAGGGCGCCCGCGGTGAGGCCCTGCACGACCTGGCGCTGGAAGACGATGTACGCGGCGAGCACCGGGAGCATCGCCATCACGAGGCCGGCGAAGAGGCCGGACCAGTCCCCCTTGTAGCCCTGGCTGACGGCCAGCTGCACCAGGCCCTGGGTGAGGACGTGCTTGTCCTCGTCGGTGTTGAGCACGGTGGGCAGCATGTACTGGTTCCACTGGCCCAGGAAGTTGAAGATGCCCACGCTGATCAGGCCCGGCCTGGCCATCGGGAGCATGATCTGGAAGAACGTCCTGGTGTGCGAGGCCCCGTCCACGAACGCGGCCTCCGCCACGGTACCGGGCAGGGTCCGGAAGAACGCGGTCAGGAAGAACACCGTGAACGGCAGCGAGTACGCGATGTAGACCAGGATCAGCCCGTGGATCGTGTTCAGCAGGCCCATGTTGTCGACGACGTAGAACAGCGGGAC contains these protein-coding regions:
- the dxs gene encoding 1-deoxy-D-xylulose-5-phosphate synthase, with product MPLLTRIRGPRDLDRLTAEELSQLAEEIRTFLVDAVSKTGGHLGPNLGVVELTIALHRVFESPRDKVLWDTGHQSYVHKLLTGRQDFSRLKMKGGLSGYPSQAESAHDVIENSHASTVLGWADGLAKANQLRKTGDHVVAVIGDGALTGGMAWEALNNIADARDRPLVIVVNDNERSYSPTIGGLANHLATLRTTDGYERFLTRTKEVLERTPVVGRPLYDTLHGAKKGLKDFIAPQGMFEDLGLKYVGPIDGHDIEALESALTRAKRFGGPVIVHCLTEKGRGYQPALADEADRFHAVGKIHPDTGLPIASSGADWTSVFGEEMVKLGEEREDVVAITAAMLQPVGLDRFAKRFPDRVYDVGIAEQHGAVSAAGLAHGGVHPVFAVYATFLNRAFDQVLMDVALHKCGVTFVLDRAGVTGTDGASHNGMWDMSILQVVPGLRLAAPRDADQVRAQLREAVEVTDAPTVVRFSKGAVGPAVPAVGRVGGMDLLREPGTDTPDVLLVSVGALAPMCLEIAGLLEKQGISTTVVDPRWVKPVDGAMAPLAEKHRVVVTVEDNSRVGGVGSTIAQALRDAGVDVPLRDFGIPPRFLDHASRAEVLAEIGLTAPDIARQVTGLVAKLDGGLPPSRIRSNGTHDGIHAAHAADPVEPARD
- a CDS encoding amino acid permease; this encodes MTNTLFRTKKVEQSIRDTEEPEHALKKSLSALDLTVFGVGVIIGTGIFVLTGTVAKNNAGPAVALSFVVAGVVCALAALCYAEFASTVPVAGSAYTFSYASLGELPAWIIGWDLVLEFALGTAVVAVGWSGYIHSLLDNAGWQLPAALGTRDGAEGFGFDILAAVLVLVLTGILVLGMKLSARVTSVVVAIKVIVVLVVIIAGAFFVTADNYDPFIPKAQPVPAGDGLHSPLIQLMFGWAPSNFGVMGIFTAASVVFFAFIGFDIVATAAEETRNPQRDMPRGILGSLFICTALYVAVSIVVTGMQHYTMLSVDAPLADAFKATGHPWFAGFISFGAAIGLTVVCMILLLGQTRVFFAMSRDGLLPRFFSRVHPRFRTPHRPTILLGVIIAVVAGFTPLSELAELVNIGTLFAFVIVALSVIILRRTRPDLPRAFRMPWVPFLPILSVAASLWLMLNLPAETWLRFGLWMVLGFVFYFLYSRSHSRLGREEEADSGRPGKPPGPAFR
- a CDS encoding ROK family transcriptional regulator, with translation METPGSQSSLHRANLERVVRAVRLAGSLTQAEIARTTGLSAATVSNIVRELREGGTVEVTPTSAGGRRARSVSLSGDAGIVIGVDFGHAHLRVAIGNLAHQVLAEESEPLDVDASSAQGFDRAEQLVSRLIEATGVDPAKVAGIGLGVPGPIDVESGTLGSTAILPGWTGTKPAEELRGRLGVPVHVDNDANLGALGEMVWGSGRGVRDLAYIKVASGVGAGLVINGKIYRGPGGTAGEIGHITLDESGPVCRCGNRGCLETFAAARYVLPLLQPSHGTDLTMEGVVRLAREGDPGCRRVIADVGRHIGSGVANLCNLLNPSRVVLGGDLAEAGELVLAPIRESVGRYAIPSAARQLSVLPGALGGRAEVLGALALALGEMGDSTLLDGTATGSLTVASPAFT
- a CDS encoding sugar ABC transporter permease, producing the protein MSTEKTSTPTADTVENTEAAAAAVTAVDPRLLVREQGFAGYIGEFKRKMKAGDLGSVPVIIGLVIIWAIFTGLNSNFLTAGNFSDMSVAMVGTGMIAVGIVFVLLLGEIDLSVGSVSGVAGAAFAVLSVTHGMNEWLALVLAILTGTAAGAIHGFVFARIGVPAFAVTLAGLLFWQGFMLQILGSNGTINLDSEGVVGKFTSYYFTDVAAAYGLALVAVVGYFLTAFLGNRRREAAGIPSRPLNDIIVRTVLLAVVSFAVAIVYNQHKGLPLAVVIFLAVLVFTDFLLRRTAYGRKVFALGGSVEASRRAGINVEMVRISVFAIAGTFAAIGGLFVASKIASANQGAGTGEFLMNVIAAAVIGGTSLFGGRGRTWNALLGVLVIVSIQYGLALEGIASPVQYMITGGVLLATVVIDAITRKTQKTAGRA
- a CDS encoding substrate-binding domain-containing protein, coding for MRRAAVAVAAGAMAVSLAACGSAAESGGKSESTESAAKKGDDIKVGLLLPENQTARYEKFDKPLIEKKVKELTNNKAEVIYANAKQDASLQNQQVDTMVTNKVDVLILDAVDAKAIAGSVKKAKEAGIPVVAYDRLAEGPIDAYTSFDNVTVGKTQGEALLEALGDKAKKGQIVMMNGSSTDPNAAQFKEGAHAALDGKVKVGREYDTKEWKPENANANMEGAISALGKDKIVGVYSANDGMAGGIITALKAAGIKVPVTGQDAEIAGVQRIVTGEQFMSVYKPYAPEAAAAAEMAVALAQGKSLDSVAKDTVDSPTTKGVPSVLVPVVSLTQENINDTVIKDGVYTVEEICAGKYKAACDKIGLK
- a CDS encoding carbohydrate ABC transporter permease, producing the protein MKTTETPAPVPAEPGGTLTRLTKADGPGGASPGKEKTGGVLNVFSHGVLVIWAIMVALPLVWAVMTSFKDDAAIFGSPWSLPDRLHFENWSRAWTQAHMSDYFLNTVLVVGGSLIGTLVLGSMAAYVLARFEFPGNRFIYYLFIGGMSFPVMLALVPLFYVVDNMGLLNTIHGLILVYIAYSLPFTVFFLTAFFRTLPGTVAEAAFVDGASHTRTFFQIMLPMARPGLISVGIFNFLGQWNQYMLPTVLNTDEDKHVLTQGLVQLAVSQGYKGDWSGLFAGLVMAMLPVLAAYIVFQRQVVQGLTAGALK
- a CDS encoding ATP-binding cassette domain-containing protein; protein product: MVHVSATPVLALRGVSKRFGAVQALTDVELEVRAGEVVALVGDNGAGKSTLVKTIAGVHPIDEGVIEWDGKAVQINKPHDAQSLGIATVYQDLALCDNIDVVGNLYLGREIRKRGVLDEVEMERRSRELLDTLSIRIPSVRIPIASLSGGQRQVVAIARSMLGEPKLVILDEPTAALGVEQTAQVLDLVERLRERGHAVILISHNMADVKAVADKVAVLRLGRNNGTFEVKSTSQEEIISAITGATENAVTRRAARTNGEVSK